Part of the Atribacteraceae bacterium genome, GGGCGAAGATCAGGTCACAACCGGCGGAGGCAGCCATTTTAGCGTCGCTGTCCAGATCGCGGGGGTATTTCTCATAGTCCTCGCTGGCGCCAAACTGCAGGGGGTTGACGAAGATACTGAGAATGGTGAGGTCATTCTCGGCGCGGGCGCGGCGGAGCAGGGAAAGGTGGCCTTCGTGGAGGAAGCCCATGGTGGGTACGAGACCGATGGTTCGGCCCGCTTGGCGGGCTTTTTTGATGTGCGGGCGCAGAGTGGGGATATCGTGGATGATATCCATGTTATTCCTCCCGCAGTTTTTGGACGATCGTTTCATCCATGGTGAAGGTATGCTCGAGAGCGGGGAAAGCAGAAGTTTTTACTTCTGTGATGTAGGAACGGATGGCGTCCACCATGGGGTTGAAGAAGGCGCCGTAGTGTTTGACGAACTTTGGTCGGATGTCGGTTTGCAGGCCGAGGAGATCGTGGTAGACCAGGACCTGACCGTCGCAGTGCACGCCGGCGCCGATACCGATGGTGGGGATGGCGAGCTTTTCGGTGATAAGCCGGGCGAGCTGGCGAGGAATGGCTTCCAGGACGATGGAGTAAGCACCGGCGTCTTCCAGGGCTAGGGCGTCGTCAACGAGTTGGCGGGCCATTGACTCGTTCTTACCTTGGACGATGAAACCACCCAGCCGTCCGACGGACTGAGGCGTGAGGCCGACATGGCCGACTACGGGGATGCCGGCGCGGGTGATTTTCCGGACGGTATTGGACATCTCCACACCTCCTTCCAGCTTGACAGCGAGGGCGCCCGTCTCCTGGACGGCACGTCCGGCGTTACGGACCGCTTCTTCCCAGGTAACTTGGTAGGTCAGGAAGGGCAGATCGATGACGACCATAGCGCG contains:
- the panB gene encoding 3-methyl-2-oxobutanoate hydroxymethyltransferase encodes the protein MKITTRTLQEMKVKGDKITTATAYDYPSARVVDEAGIDMILVGDSLGMVVLGYDNTLAVTLGDMIHHGKAVVRGAKRAMVVIDLPFLTYQVTWEEAVRNAGRAVQETGALAVKLEGGVEMSNTVRKITRAGIPVVGHVGLTPQSVGRLGGFIVQGKNESMARQLVDDALALEDAGAYSIVLEAIPRQLARLITEKLAIPTIGIGAGVHCDGQVLVYHDLLGLQTDIRPKFVKHYGAFFNPMVDAIRSYITEVKTSAFPALEHTFTMDETIVQKLREE